One region of Microbacterium rhizosphaerae genomic DNA includes:
- a CDS encoding DNA polymerase Y family protein codes for MRSIVLEVPDWPVMAYLRSIGDGASGAAAPPIAIVHGNTVMACSPAARAEGVQVGRRRRDAQARCPELRIVPEDLARDHREYLPVIRAVEERAPGVHVVRPGLCALRARGPARYYGGEREAVRVLREVHAGLGFAEVRGGVADGLFTAEQAARRAGGDDRVRVIPPGASAPFLAPLSVTELDDPDLADLLIRLGVRTLAAFAAFDETQVQARLGERGVRLRALAGGADSSPVTPSPPPPELERAIAFEPPLDSADQVAFAVRTTAEAYIAAVDVAGLVCTEVRIELTDEEGGRSERVWQHPACFSAAEIVDRVRWQLEGAGLSARVARVQIAPEAVDAANRHQPGLFGRGSDERLHHALSRVQALLGHTGVVTPAIGGGRWLAERQVLVPWGDRGPSPEVRSRPWPGSLPRPRPTTVFPRPVPVEVRAADGGPVEVDDRGILNSAPDVLLTDGTTNTVVAWTGPWPIKEREWDATRRRRAERFQVLDDEQNAWLLVREDGRWWAEGRYD; via the coding sequence ATGCGCAGCATCGTGCTCGAGGTCCCGGACTGGCCCGTGATGGCGTACCTCCGTTCGATCGGCGACGGAGCGAGTGGAGCCGCCGCACCGCCGATCGCGATCGTCCACGGCAACACCGTGATGGCCTGCTCGCCCGCGGCACGCGCGGAAGGCGTCCAGGTCGGGCGGCGGCGGAGGGATGCGCAGGCCCGCTGCCCCGAGCTCCGCATCGTCCCCGAGGACCTCGCCCGAGACCACCGCGAATACCTCCCCGTCATCCGCGCCGTCGAGGAGAGGGCGCCGGGCGTCCACGTCGTGCGGCCCGGGCTGTGCGCGCTCCGCGCACGCGGCCCGGCCCGCTACTACGGCGGCGAGCGCGAGGCCGTGCGCGTGCTGCGGGAGGTGCACGCCGGGCTCGGATTCGCCGAGGTGCGCGGCGGCGTCGCCGACGGCCTGTTCACCGCGGAGCAGGCGGCACGTCGTGCGGGCGGAGACGACCGGGTGCGGGTCATCCCTCCCGGCGCCTCCGCGCCGTTCCTCGCACCGCTGTCGGTGACGGAGCTCGACGACCCCGACCTCGCAGACCTCCTCATCCGGCTCGGCGTGCGCACGCTCGCCGCGTTCGCCGCGTTCGACGAGACCCAGGTGCAGGCGCGCCTCGGCGAGCGGGGCGTGCGCCTGCGGGCCCTCGCCGGAGGCGCAGACTCCAGCCCCGTGACGCCGAGTCCCCCACCGCCGGAGCTCGAGCGGGCGATCGCGTTCGAGCCGCCGCTCGACTCCGCGGATCAGGTGGCGTTCGCGGTCAGGACGACCGCGGAGGCGTACATCGCCGCGGTGGATGTCGCCGGCCTCGTCTGCACGGAGGTGCGCATCGAGCTCACAGACGAGGAGGGCGGCCGCTCCGAGCGCGTGTGGCAGCATCCCGCCTGCTTCTCGGCGGCGGAGATCGTCGACCGGGTGCGCTGGCAGCTGGAGGGCGCGGGCCTGTCCGCGCGGGTCGCGCGCGTGCAGATCGCGCCGGAGGCGGTGGATGCGGCGAACCGCCATCAGCCCGGCCTCTTCGGCCGCGGCAGCGACGAGCGGCTGCACCACGCGCTGTCCCGCGTGCAGGCCCTGCTCGGGCACACCGGTGTCGTGACCCCCGCGATCGGCGGTGGCAGATGGCTCGCGGAACGGCAGGTGCTCGTGCCATGGGGGGATCGGGGTCCGTCGCCCGAGGTGCGCAGCAGGCCCTGGCCAGGATCCCTCCCCCGGCCGCGGCCCACGACGGTCTTCCCCCGCCCGGTGCCCGTCGAGGTCCGTGCGGCGGACGGCGGTCCCGTGGAGGTCGACGACCGCGGCATCCTGAACTCCGCTCCCGACGTGCTCCTGACCGACGGGACGACGAACACCGTCGTCGCCTGGACCGGCCCCTGGCCGATCAAGGAACGGGAGTGGGATGCCACGCGCCGTCGCCGCGCCGAGCGCTTCCAGGTGCTGGACGACGAGCAGAACGCGTGGCTGCTCGTCCGGGAGGACGGCCGCTGGTGGGCAGAAGGCCGGTATGACTGA
- the gatC gene encoding Asp-tRNA(Asn)/Glu-tRNA(Gln) amidotransferase subunit GatC: protein MSEITPDLVRHLGVLARIQLSDAEVERLTGQLDVIVSNIAKVSEVATPDVPATSHPVALENVFRPDVPGDTLTVAQALQNAPDAADGRFRVTAILGEEQ, encoded by the coding sequence GTGTCTGAAATCACCCCCGATCTCGTGCGCCATCTCGGTGTGCTCGCCCGGATCCAGCTGAGCGATGCCGAGGTCGAGCGCCTCACCGGCCAGCTCGACGTGATCGTCTCGAACATCGCGAAGGTGTCCGAGGTCGCCACCCCGGACGTCCCCGCCACGAGCCATCCCGTCGCCCTGGAGAACGTGTTCCGCCCCGACGTCCCGGGCGACACGCTCACGGTCGCCCAGGCGCTGCAGAACGCCCCCGACGCCGCCGACGGCCGATTCCGCGTGACCGCGATCCTGGGAGAAGAGCAGTGA
- the gatA gene encoding Asp-tRNA(Asn)/Glu-tRNA(Gln) amidotransferase subunit GatA, producing the protein MTDLTRLSAAALAEKLAAREVSSVEATQAHLDRIAAVDADIHAFLHVNDGALAVAAEIDRRRAAGEQLHALAGVPLAIKDVLVTTDMPSTSGSKILEGYMSPYDATVVARSRAAGLVPLGKTNMDEFAMGSSTEHSAYGPTHNPWDLDRIPGGSGGGSAAAVASFEAPLALGSDTGGSIRQPAHVTGTVGVKPTYGGVSRYGAIALASSLDQVGPVTRSVLDAGLLHDVIGGHDEHDSTSLEEHWPSFAAAAREGARGDVLKGLRVGVIRELPDAGFQAGVSSSFREALAAMEAQGAEIVEISAPHFEYGVAAYYLILPAEASSNLAKFDSVRFGLRVDLPGGTVEDVMAATRDAGFGDEVKRRVILGTYALSAGYYDAYYGSAQKVRTLIQRDFDAAFAQVDVIATPSAPTTAFRLGEKIDDPMQMYLNDVTTIPANLAGVPGISVPSGLAAEDGLPVGIQFLAPVREDARLYRVGAALEAILEDRWGGPLLDRAPVLTANGGSR; encoded by the coding sequence GTGACCGACCTCACCCGACTTTCCGCCGCGGCTCTGGCCGAGAAGCTCGCCGCCCGCGAGGTGTCGAGCGTCGAGGCCACGCAGGCGCACCTCGACCGCATCGCGGCTGTGGATGCCGACATCCACGCCTTCCTCCACGTCAATGACGGCGCGCTCGCGGTCGCCGCCGAGATCGACCGCCGCCGGGCGGCGGGTGAGCAGCTCCACGCGCTCGCCGGCGTCCCGCTCGCGATCAAGGACGTGCTGGTCACGACCGACATGCCCTCCACGAGCGGATCGAAGATCCTCGAGGGCTACATGTCGCCCTACGACGCGACCGTCGTCGCCCGCTCGCGGGCCGCGGGGCTCGTGCCCCTCGGCAAGACCAACATGGACGAGTTCGCGATGGGCTCCTCCACCGAGCACTCGGCGTACGGCCCCACGCACAACCCGTGGGACCTCGATCGCATCCCCGGCGGTTCCGGCGGCGGCTCCGCCGCGGCCGTGGCATCCTTCGAGGCTCCGCTCGCCCTCGGCTCCGACACCGGCGGCTCCATCCGCCAGCCCGCGCACGTGACCGGCACGGTCGGCGTCAAGCCGACGTACGGCGGCGTCAGCCGCTACGGGGCCATCGCCCTCGCCTCGAGCCTCGACCAGGTCGGCCCCGTCACGCGCTCCGTGCTCGACGCCGGGCTCCTGCACGACGTCATCGGCGGCCATGACGAGCACGACTCCACGTCTCTCGAGGAGCACTGGCCGTCGTTCGCCGCCGCCGCCCGCGAGGGCGCCCGAGGCGACGTGCTCAAGGGACTGAGGGTCGGGGTCATCCGCGAGCTTCCGGATGCCGGCTTCCAGGCGGGCGTCTCGTCGTCGTTCCGCGAAGCCCTCGCCGCGATGGAGGCGCAGGGCGCCGAGATCGTCGAGATCAGCGCGCCCCACTTCGAGTACGGCGTCGCGGCCTACTACCTGATCCTCCCGGCCGAGGCGTCCAGCAACCTGGCGAAGTTCGACTCGGTGCGCTTCGGCCTCCGCGTCGACCTGCCCGGCGGCACCGTCGAGGACGTCATGGCCGCGACCCGCGATGCGGGCTTCGGCGACGAGGTCAAGCGCCGCGTCATCCTCGGCACCTACGCGCTGTCGGCGGGATACTACGACGCGTACTACGGCTCGGCCCAGAAGGTCCGCACCCTCATCCAGCGTGACTTCGATGCCGCTTTCGCGCAGGTCGACGTCATCGCGACGCCCTCGGCGCCCACGACCGCGTTCCGCCTCGGCGAGAAGATCGACGACCCGATGCAGATGTACCTCAACGACGTGACGACGATCCCGGCGAACCTCGCCGGCGTCCCCGGCATCTCGGTGCCGTCCGGGCTGGCCGCCGAGGACGGTCTGCCCGTCGGCATCCAGTTCCTCGCGCCCGTCCGCGAGGACGCGCGCCTGTATCGGGTGGGTGCGGCGCTCGAGGCGATCCTCGAAGACCGTTGGGGCGGCCCCCTGCTGGACCGGGCCCCGGTGCTCACTGCGAACGGAGGGTCCCGCTGA
- the gatB gene encoding Asp-tRNA(Asn)/Glu-tRNA(Gln) amidotransferase subunit GatB produces MAKDALMDFDEALEQFEPVLGFEVHVELNTETKMFSAAPNPAHPAQHDAAPNTLVAPVDMGLPGALPVVNEQAVRYSISLGLALGCSIAPSSRFARKNYFYPDLGKNYQISQYDEPIAFEGEVEIELEDGTLFQVPIERAHMEEDAGKLTHIGGSTGRIQGAEYSLVDYNRAGVPLVEIVTKPIFGAEGRAPKLAAAYVRAIREIVISLGISEARMERGNLRCDANVSLRPRGQEKLGTRTETKNVNSMRSVERAVRYEIQRQAAILAAGGTIIQETRHWHEDTGTTSPGRPKSDADDYRYFPEPDLLPVAPAPELIEELRAALPEQPAVRRRRLKAEWGFTDLEFQDVANGGLLEVVQATVAAGATPAAARKWWTGEISRVANEQQRDASDLVTPESVARLQGLVEAGTLTDKLARQVLEGMIAGEGSPQEIVDARGLAVVSDDGALIAAIDDALAAQPDVLEKIRDGKVQAAGAVIGAVMKAMRGQADAARVRELVLERAQQ; encoded by the coding sequence ATGGCGAAGGACGCGCTGATGGACTTCGACGAGGCGCTCGAGCAGTTCGAGCCCGTCCTCGGCTTCGAGGTGCACGTCGAGCTCAACACCGAGACCAAGATGTTCTCGGCCGCCCCGAACCCGGCGCATCCGGCGCAGCACGACGCGGCGCCGAACACGCTGGTCGCGCCCGTCGACATGGGCCTTCCCGGCGCCCTGCCGGTCGTCAACGAGCAGGCCGTGCGCTACTCGATCAGCCTGGGGCTCGCGCTCGGATGCTCGATCGCGCCCTCGAGCCGCTTCGCCCGGAAGAACTACTTCTACCCGGATCTCGGCAAGAACTACCAGATCTCGCAGTACGACGAGCCCATCGCCTTCGAGGGCGAGGTCGAGATCGAACTGGAGGACGGCACACTCTTCCAGGTGCCGATCGAGCGGGCGCACATGGAAGAGGATGCCGGCAAGCTGACGCACATCGGCGGCTCCACCGGACGCATCCAGGGCGCGGAGTACTCGCTTGTCGACTACAACCGCGCGGGCGTGCCGCTCGTCGAGATCGTGACGAAGCCGATCTTCGGTGCCGAGGGACGCGCGCCGAAGCTTGCCGCCGCGTACGTCCGCGCCATCCGTGAGATCGTGATCTCGCTCGGCATCTCCGAGGCCCGCATGGAGCGAGGCAACCTGCGCTGCGACGCCAATGTGTCGCTCCGGCCGCGCGGCCAGGAGAAGCTCGGCACCCGCACCGAGACGAAGAACGTCAACTCGATGCGCTCCGTGGAGCGCGCCGTCCGCTACGAGATCCAGCGCCAGGCCGCGATCCTCGCTGCCGGCGGCACGATCATCCAGGAGACGCGCCACTGGCACGAGGACACCGGCACGACGTCGCCCGGTCGCCCGAAGTCCGACGCCGACGACTACCGCTACTTCCCGGAGCCGGATCTGCTGCCGGTGGCTCCTGCGCCCGAGCTGATCGAGGAGCTGCGCGCGGCCCTTCCCGAGCAGCCCGCTGTGCGCCGACGCCGTCTGAAGGCCGAATGGGGCTTCACCGACCTCGAGTTCCAGGACGTCGCGAACGGCGGTCTGCTCGAGGTCGTCCAGGCGACGGTCGCGGCGGGCGCCACGCCCGCAGCCGCCCGCAAGTGGTGGACCGGCGAGATCAGCCGCGTCGCGAACGAGCAGCAGCGCGACGCGTCCGACCTCGTCACTCCCGAGAGCGTGGCCCGGTTGCAGGGTCTCGTCGAGGCGGGCACGCTCACCGACAAGCTCGCCCGCCAGGTGCTCGAGGGCATGATCGCGGGCGAGGGCTCGCCGCAGGAGATCGTGGATGCGCGCGGCCTGGCGGTCGTGTCGGACGACGGAGCGCTCATCGCCGCGATCGACGATGCGCTCGCAGCTCAGCCGGACGTGCTCGAGAAGATCCGCGACGGCAAGGTGCAGGCCGCCGGCGCGGTGATCGGCGCGGTGATGAAGGCGATGCGGGGTCAGGCGGACGCGGCGCGCGTGCGCGAGCTCGTCCTGGAGCGCGCGCAGCAGTAG
- a CDS encoding DNA polymerase IV, with protein sequence MGRGDGSGRIVSPEDADDTDTGILHVDMDAFYASVEILDDPSLRGKPIVVGAPEGRSVVSSASYEARRFGVRSAMPVSQALRLCPTAIVVQPHFDRYVELSRRVMDIFRSVTPLVEPLSIDEAFLDVRGARRLWGSPGHIARMLRARVLDETGLTCSIGVAATKHVAKMASTISKPDGLLIVPGADTQAFLAARPVRALWGVGPKSAEALEGRGIHTVADVLATPRAVLDRALGPAMGDRIWHLARGIDPREVDTQRIEKSVGHEETFHEDVSDAAILRSELRRLADRVGARLRQGGWEARTVALKLRFADFTTISRSQTLPEPTSVSQRIGAAAVELFDSVDRYLPVRLIGVRGERLQIAEAGGLALWDDDEDWRRVEDALDGATARFGRGAVTRATHLGPSRGGGSLPSHPRPPEPRP encoded by the coding sequence ATGGGACGTGGCGACGGATCGGGACGCATCGTCTCGCCGGAGGACGCGGACGACACGGATACCGGCATCCTGCATGTCGACATGGATGCGTTCTACGCATCGGTGGAGATCCTCGACGACCCGTCCCTGCGGGGCAAGCCGATCGTCGTCGGTGCGCCCGAGGGGCGCAGCGTGGTCTCCAGCGCGTCGTACGAGGCACGCAGGTTCGGCGTGCGCTCGGCGATGCCGGTCTCACAGGCGCTGCGGCTGTGCCCGACCGCGATCGTCGTGCAGCCGCACTTCGACCGCTACGTCGAGCTGTCGCGGCGGGTGATGGACATCTTCCGGTCCGTCACGCCGCTCGTCGAGCCGCTGTCGATCGACGAGGCGTTCCTCGACGTGCGGGGAGCCCGCCGGCTGTGGGGCAGTCCGGGACACATCGCCCGGATGCTGCGCGCCCGCGTGCTCGATGAGACCGGTCTGACCTGCAGCATCGGGGTGGCGGCCACCAAGCATGTGGCGAAGATGGCCTCCACGATCAGCAAGCCCGATGGACTGCTGATCGTGCCGGGGGCCGACACGCAGGCGTTCCTCGCCGCCCGCCCGGTCCGTGCGCTATGGGGCGTCGGACCGAAGTCCGCCGAGGCGCTGGAGGGTCGCGGCATCCACACGGTGGCCGATGTGCTCGCGACACCCCGGGCGGTGCTCGACCGCGCCCTCGGGCCGGCGATGGGCGACCGGATCTGGCACCTCGCCCGTGGCATCGATCCGCGGGAAGTGGACACGCAGCGGATCGAGAAGAGCGTCGGTCACGAGGAGACCTTCCACGAGGACGTCTCGGATGCCGCGATCCTGCGATCCGAGCTGCGGCGGCTGGCGGACCGTGTCGGCGCACGGCTGCGCCAGGGTGGATGGGAGGCGAGGACCGTTGCTCTCAAACTGCGGTTCGCCGACTTCACGACGATCAGCCGGTCGCAGACGCTGCCCGAGCCCACGTCGGTGAGCCAGCGGATCGGAGCGGCGGCGGTCGAGCTCTTCGACTCCGTCGACCGCTATCTGCCGGTGCGGCTCATCGGCGTGCGCGGCGAGCGGCTGCAGATCGCCGAGGCCGGCGGCCTCGCGCTGTGGGACGACGACGAGGACTGGCGACGCGTCGAGGATGCGCTGGACGGTGCGACGGCGCGGTTCGGCCGGGGTGCCGTGACGCGCGCGACCCACCTCGGCCCGTCACGGGGCGGCGGGTCGCTGCCCTCCCATCCCCGGCCGCCGGAGCCCAGACCGTGA
- a CDS encoding DUF2017 family protein gives MSDLTVDMSRIEAAHLMGLVGQFLDVLDASPPGDSTDPAVHRLTPDAYPEDGDASADFRSMTQADLLDRRRGDARVVLAGLTNAGADPDALTEDNSLDIVSLRLTVDDLASWLRALAALRLVLAERLGITTEDDHDDEDPRFAIYDWLGYRLDALVREVDSREG, from the coding sequence ATGAGCGATCTCACGGTGGACATGAGCCGGATCGAGGCCGCGCACCTCATGGGGCTCGTCGGCCAGTTCCTCGACGTGCTGGATGCGTCGCCCCCCGGCGACTCGACGGACCCGGCGGTGCACCGCCTGACGCCCGACGCCTACCCGGAGGACGGCGACGCATCCGCCGACTTCCGCTCCATGACCCAAGCGGACCTTCTCGATCGCCGTCGCGGCGACGCTCGCGTGGTCCTCGCAGGACTGACGAACGCGGGCGCCGACCCCGACGCCCTCACCGAGGACAACTCGCTCGACATCGTCTCTCTGCGGCTCACGGTGGACGACTTGGCGTCGTGGCTTCGCGCGCTCGCCGCTCTGCGGCTCGTGCTGGCGGAGCGCCTCGGCATCACCACCGAGGACGATCACGACGACGAGGACCCGCGTTTCGCGATCTACGACTGGCTCGGCTACCGCCTGGACGCGCTCGTCCGGGAGGTCGACTCGCGGGAGGGGTGA
- the clpS gene encoding ATP-dependent Clp protease adapter ClpS produces the protein MSPRAVPDVREEIELADLASSPWQTVVWNDPVNLMSYVVHVFRTYFGYSTPEATRLMLAVHNDGHAVVAEGAREQMELHTQAMHDYGLWATVRRAG, from the coding sequence ATGAGTCCCCGCGCGGTTCCGGATGTCCGGGAGGAGATCGAGCTCGCAGACCTGGCGTCGTCGCCCTGGCAGACGGTGGTGTGGAACGACCCGGTGAACCTGATGTCGTACGTCGTGCACGTCTTCCGGACGTACTTCGGCTACTCGACGCCCGAGGCGACGCGCCTCATGCTCGCCGTGCACAACGACGGCCACGCGGTGGTCGCCGAGGGCGCCCGCGAGCAGATGGAGCTGCACACGCAGGCGATGCACGACTACGGCCTGTGGGCCACGGTGCGGAGGGCGGGATGA
- a CDS encoding metallopeptidase family protein, whose product MVEMDAETFEALVIDELDQLPDDMVDGLDNVVFVVEDRPEDGSLDLLGLYDGLALTERDRYGMGELPDRIIVYREPHLSACDDEDELRDEVHTTLVHEIGHFYGIDDERLHELGWA is encoded by the coding sequence ATGGTGGAGATGGATGCCGAGACCTTCGAGGCGCTCGTGATCGACGAGCTCGACCAGCTCCCGGACGACATGGTCGACGGCCTCGACAACGTCGTCTTCGTCGTCGAGGATCGTCCCGAAGACGGCAGCCTCGACCTCCTCGGCTTGTACGACGGCCTCGCCCTGACCGAACGCGACCGCTACGGTATGGGCGAACTGCCCGACCGCATCATCGTGTACCGCGAACCGCATCTGAGCGCGTGCGACGACGAAGACGAGCTGCGCGATGAGGTGCACACGACGCTCGTCCACGAGATCGGCCACTTCTACGGCATCGACGACGAGCGCCTCCACGAACTGGGGTGGGCATGA
- the orn gene encoding oligoribonuclease — MVGTSENDRLVWIDCEMTGLDPEIDELVEIAVIVTDFELRPLDDGFQIVIKPDASALANMSDFVTNMHRTSGLLDEIPHGVTTADAEFQVLEYIQRFVVTEGKAPLAGNTIGTDRMFLAKYMPRVDRWLHYRNIDVSSVKELSRRWFPRAYIHAPVKEGGHRALADIRESIRELAYYRQAVFVPQPGPTSETARAAADAAVSSYAPQM, encoded by the coding sequence ATGGTGGGAACCTCCGAGAACGACCGGCTCGTCTGGATCGACTGCGAGATGACGGGCCTCGATCCGGAGATCGACGAGCTCGTGGAGATCGCGGTCATCGTGACGGACTTCGAGCTGAGACCTCTCGATGACGGCTTCCAGATCGTGATCAAGCCCGATGCCTCGGCACTCGCGAACATGAGCGACTTCGTCACGAACATGCACCGCACCTCGGGACTCCTCGACGAGATCCCGCACGGCGTCACGACAGCGGATGCCGAGTTCCAGGTGCTCGAGTACATCCAGCGCTTCGTCGTCACCGAGGGCAAGGCCCCGCTGGCCGGCAACACCATCGGGACGGACCGCATGTTCCTCGCGAAGTACATGCCCCGCGTCGACCGGTGGCTGCACTATCGCAACATCGATGTGTCGAGCGTCAAGGAGCTCTCCCGCCGGTGGTTCCCGCGCGCGTACATCCACGCGCCGGTCAAGGAGGGCGGCCACCGCGCCCTCGCCGACATCCGCGAATCCATCCGCGAGCTCGCGTATTACCGCCAGGCGGTGTTCGTCCCGCAGCCCGGGCCGACGAGCGAAACGGCACGCGCTGCCGCCGATGCGGCGGTGTCGTCGTACGCTCCGCAGATGTGA
- a CDS encoding YczE/YyaS/YitT family protein, with protein sequence MTRRVIQLLVGLALYGFADGLCVQAGLGLDPWTVFAQGVSVHTGIGIGWITNIIGLLVLLLWIPLRQKPGLGTVLNILLVGTFIQLTVTVVPVASGLPAQVAMLLTGVVLVAVASGLYIGAHFGPGPRDGLMTGMHARFGWPIWACRLSVESTVLIAGWFLGGTVGIGTVIFALGIGPLVHVALPLFDSRRRWGRRPAGVEGSLEGPLPQ encoded by the coding sequence ATGACGCGTCGTGTGATCCAGCTGCTCGTCGGCCTCGCCCTCTACGGCTTCGCGGACGGCCTGTGCGTGCAGGCAGGTCTCGGACTCGACCCCTGGACCGTCTTCGCGCAGGGCGTCTCGGTGCACACCGGCATCGGCATCGGCTGGATCACGAACATCATCGGTCTGCTCGTCCTGCTGCTGTGGATCCCGCTGCGGCAGAAGCCCGGCCTCGGAACAGTCCTGAACATCCTGCTCGTCGGCACGTTCATCCAGCTGACGGTGACCGTGGTGCCCGTGGCATCCGGCCTGCCCGCCCAGGTCGCCATGCTCCTGACCGGTGTGGTCCTCGTCGCCGTCGCGAGCGGCCTGTACATCGGGGCGCACTTCGGGCCCGGGCCACGGGACGGACTCATGACGGGGATGCACGCGCGCTTCGGCTGGCCGATCTGGGCGTGCCGGCTGAGTGTCGAGTCGACCGTCCTCATCGCGGGATGGTTCCTGGGCGGCACGGTCGGCATCGGCACCGTCATCTTCGCGCTGGGGATCGGACCGCTCGTGCACGTCGCATTGCCGCTCTTCGACTCGCGCCGGCGGTGGGGTCGTCGCCCGGCCGGGGTGGAAGGTAGCCTGGAAGGACCTCTCCCCCAGTAG
- a CDS encoding PLP-dependent aminotransferase family protein: MDSRLSARALAMQLGGWRTREPAYEALADGIRVLCLDGRIAPRTALPAERELAIALHVSRTTIATAYRSLRDSGHIESVRGSGSVTLPGARSGGAAALGAREGDLDLQQACPPAWPGLGGVVSDVMASATSLLGRHGYDIVGSAGLRRAIADRYTRSGVPTTPDEVMVTPGAQSGIHLLASLLVSRGDRAVIETPTYPHAAEALRRAGARLVPVPVSAESGWDIDRATQAFARTLPTVAYLMPDFQNPTGSSMDAGEREAIIGAAARSGTVLLIDETTADLDIDRGPLLPPFGAAERGVELVRIGSLGKTAWGGLRVGWIRADASLIRRLAALRSAHDLGTPELEQAIAQRLVESLDLILPQRSDLLRAGRDTAVAALAKRLPTWDVPRPGGGVALWIGLDAPLSTSLVLDARAAGLLLSAGPLFGVDGGHDARLRLPYTVPPADLERAVAILADSWERVRDGAPADLVGRLESVV, translated from the coding sequence ATGGACTCCCGGTTGTCAGCCCGTGCCCTCGCGATGCAGCTCGGCGGGTGGCGCACGCGCGAGCCGGCCTACGAGGCCCTTGCCGACGGCATCCGCGTGCTCTGCCTGGACGGCAGGATCGCACCGCGCACCGCACTTCCGGCAGAGCGCGAGCTCGCGATCGCGCTGCACGTGAGCCGCACGACGATCGCCACCGCGTACCGGAGTCTGCGGGACTCCGGTCACATCGAGAGCGTCCGCGGCTCCGGCAGCGTCACTCTGCCAGGAGCCCGATCGGGCGGCGCGGCCGCTCTCGGCGCACGCGAGGGAGACCTCGACCTGCAGCAGGCGTGCCCACCGGCCTGGCCGGGCCTCGGCGGCGTCGTGTCCGACGTGATGGCCTCGGCCACGTCGCTCCTGGGGCGGCACGGGTACGACATCGTCGGCAGCGCGGGCCTGCGCCGGGCGATCGCCGATCGCTACACCCGCTCGGGTGTGCCCACCACGCCCGACGAGGTCATGGTCACCCCCGGCGCCCAGAGCGGGATCCACCTGCTCGCGTCCCTGCTCGTCTCGCGCGGCGATCGCGCCGTGATCGAGACGCCGACATATCCGCATGCCGCTGAGGCGCTGCGCCGAGCCGGTGCCCGTCTGGTGCCTGTGCCGGTGTCGGCCGAGTCCGGCTGGGACATCGACCGGGCGACGCAGGCGTTCGCTCGCACCCTGCCCACGGTCGCCTACCTGATGCCGGACTTCCAGAACCCCACAGGCAGCTCGATGGACGCGGGGGAGCGCGAGGCGATCATCGGCGCGGCCGCGCGGTCGGGAACCGTCCTGCTCATCGACGAGACGACCGCCGACCTCGACATCGACCGCGGCCCGCTGCTCCCGCCCTTCGGCGCCGCAGAGCGGGGAGTGGAGCTCGTTCGCATCGGCTCGCTCGGCAAGACGGCATGGGGCGGGCTGCGCGTCGGGTGGATCCGTGCGGATGCGTCGCTCATCCGTCGCCTCGCGGCGCTCCGTTCGGCGCACGACCTGGGCACCCCGGAGCTCGAACAGGCGATCGCGCAGCGCCTCGTCGAGTCGCTCGACCTCATCCTCCCGCAGCGTTCCGATCTGCTCCGCGCGGGCCGGGACACGGCCGTCGCCGCGCTCGCCAAGCGGCTTCCGACATGGGACGTGCCGCGCCCGGGGGGTGGGGTCGCCTTGTGGATCGGGCTGGATGCGCCGCTCAGCACGAGTCTCGTGCTCGACGCCCGCGCCGCTGGACTCCTGCTGTCGGCCGGACCTCTGTTCGGCGTCGACGGCGGCCACGACGCCCGCCTGCGGCTGCCGTACACCGTCCCGCCCGCCGATCTCGAGCGCGCTGTCGCGATCCTCGCCGACAGCTGGGAGCGCGTCCGCGACGGAGCGCCCGCCGACCTCGTCGGCCGGCTCGAATCGGTGGTCTGA
- a CDS encoding single-stranded DNA-binding protein: MDTITITGNVATAPERRTTASGIPVTTFRVAAGQRRFDKESEKWVESATNWYTVSAFRALGEHAYMSLHRGERVIVTGRLRLRDWETPTKRGTSAEIDADAVGHDLLWGTSVFRRFEQSGSSESRANESWSVASVPAEAGKDDDGWNAPGLAPAETEDDVDAEEARRRLDELLPETDRALALAGVSEEAPF; encoded by the coding sequence ATGGACACCATCACCATCACGGGCAACGTCGCCACGGCCCCCGAACGGCGGACGACGGCGAGCGGCATCCCGGTCACGACGTTCCGCGTGGCCGCGGGGCAGAGGAGATTCGACAAGGAGAGCGAGAAATGGGTGGAGTCGGCGACCAACTGGTACACCGTGTCCGCCTTCCGAGCCCTGGGCGAGCACGCCTACATGTCGCTGCACCGCGGTGAGCGCGTGATCGTCACGGGTCGCCTTCGCCTGCGCGACTGGGAGACGCCGACCAAGCGCGGAACGAGCGCCGAGATCGACGCAGACGCGGTGGGGCACGACCTGCTCTGGGGCACGTCGGTCTTCCGGCGGTTCGAGCAGAGCGGGAGCAGTGAGTCCCGCGCGAACGAGAGCTGGTCGGTGGCGTCCGTGCCCGCCGAGGCGGGCAAGGACGATGACGGCTGGAACGCGCCGGGACTCGCCCCGGCCGAGACCGAAGACGACGTCGACGCGGAGGAGGCCCGCCGCCGCCTCGACGAGCTCCTGCCGGAGACGGATCGGGCGCTCGCGCTCGCGGGCGTCTCCGAGGAGGCTCCCTTCTGA